The following are from one region of the Salvia hispanica cultivar TCC Black 2014 chromosome 1, UniMelb_Shisp_WGS_1.0, whole genome shotgun sequence genome:
- the LOC125210462 gene encoding probable plastid-lipid-associated protein 12, chloroplastic, translating into MASVEAAIPCLRFQQRHPYFRRPTAARLPFCRKSGLVVRSQQQVESKAFTDEENELINALIGIQGRGRSLSSSQLKEVETAVQKLEDQKGIPDPTGSSLIEGRWQLMFTTRPSTASPIQRTFVGVDSFTVFQEIYLRTDDPRVSNIVNFSDSVGELKVEAVASAKDGKRVLFQFDRAAFSLKFLPFKVPYPVPFRLLGDEAKGWLDTTYLSQSGNIRISRGNKGTTFVLQKETEHRQKLLLAISKGRQVREAIDQFVAANQTTTKGEFELLEGEWLMIWSSQEVTESWIENASKGLMGKQIVKPNGQMKFLVDIVFGLRFSMTGKYVKSGSNTYDVVMDDAAIVAGPYGIPAELETKYTLQLLYGDEKMRISRGYGDIVFVHIRVQN; encoded by the exons ATGGCAAGTGTGGAAGCTGCAATTCCATGCCTCCGATTCCAGCAGCGACACCCCTACTTCAGGCGACCCACGGCGGCGCGGCTTCCCTTCTGCCGGAAAAGTGGGCTTGTTGTTCGTTCCCAGCAACAAGTGGAATCTAAAGCATTTAcagatgaagaaaatgaacTTATTAATGCCTTGATCGGCATCCAAGGCCGCGGCCGCTCCCTCTCCTCCTCCCAACttaaa GAAGTTGAAACGGCAGTGCAGAAATTGGAAGATCAAAAGGGCATTCCTGATCCA ACAGGCTCGAGCTTAATTGAAGGGCGTTGGCAATTAATGTTCACAACAAGACCATCAACAGCTTCTCCCATTCAG AGAACATTTGTGGGGGTTGATTCCTTCACTGTGTTTCAGGAGATATATCTTCGAACTGATGATCCACGTGTCTccaatattgtaaatttttctGATTCTGTTGGAGAGTTGAAAGTAGAG GCAGTAGCCTCGGCCAAAGATGGGAAACGGGTGCTCTTTCAGTTTGACAGAGCTGCCTTTTCCTTGAAATTTCTTCCCTTCAAAGTCCCTTATCCCGTACCTTTTAGACTTCTTGGAGACGAAGCTAAGGGCTGGTTGGATACCACTTATTTGTCCCAATCAGGAAATATTCGTATATCCCGCGGGAATAAG GGAACAACATTCGTGCTGCAGAAAGAAACCGAACATAGACAGAAATTGCTATTAGCCATTTCAAAGGGACGACAAGTCAGAGAG GCTATTGATCAGTTTGTCGCTGCAAATCAAACTACAACTAAAGGTGAATTTGAACTTCTTGAAGGCGAGTGGCTAATGATATGGAGTTCACAG GAAGTAACGGAGAGTTGGATAGAGAATGCTTCAAAAGGTTTGATGGGCAAGCAG ATCGTCAAGCCAAATGGTCAGATGAAATTTCTGGTTGATATTGTGTTTGGGCTCAGATTTTCAATGACAGGAAAATATGT GAAATCGGGCTCCAACACGTATGATGTTGTGATGGATGATGCAGCAATAGTGGCTGGTCCGTATGGGATACCGGCAGAACTGGAAACCAAGTACACGCTTCAACTTCT ATATGGTGATGAAAAGATGAGAATTAGTCGCGGCTACGGAGACATAGTTTTTGTGCACATTCGCGTTCAAAACTGA
- the LOC125197026 gene encoding glutamate receptor 2.8-like, whose protein sequence is MFSRRKLRRLLRSDSHSQRFLHNVSQEFLIHIVLKRPDFLLYEAQLAHLITIGEKVRRNLTRFVVITWVFEVPVLTTSYTANLASMLTVEQLQCNINYNDDLIKNGEFVGYQTGSFVGEFMKNNGILESSHLKDHSTRDQFHEALSKGSKREE, encoded by the coding sequence ATGTTttcaagaagaaaattgaggaGGCTGCTTAGATCAGATTCTCATTCTCAACGGTTTTTGCACAATGTAAGCCAAGAATTCTTGATACACATAGTCCTTAAAAGACctgattttcttctttatgAAGCTCAACTAGCTCATCTTATTACGATAGGGGAGAAAGTGAGGAGAAACTTGACGAGATTTGTGGTGATCACATGGGTGTTCGAGGTGCCGGTTTTGACGACAAGTTACACTGCAAACTTGGCATCCATGCTAACAGTAGAGCAACTGCAGTGTAATATTAACTACAATGATGACTTGATAAAGAATGGAGAGTTTGTTGGCTATCAAACGGGCTCCTTTGTTGGCGAATTCATGAAAAACAATGGCATTCTTGAATCCTCACACCTAAAAGACCATAGCACTCGGGATCAATTCCATGAAGCTCTCTCCAAAGGCAGCAAAAGGGAGGAATAG
- the LOC125197042 gene encoding putative late blight resistance protein homolog R1A-10: MAAYAALVSLMQIFHQIKHHPSPPISMDKTQVESITEIVVFLQEFLEGYKSPFADSDEADSLEMRITDAVYAAEDAIESNIIDQILLAASAVKRDRFFLASRAIGHEIDGLKIRPADLYESLMKVIEDLGLIKKKVMEMVAVKDQLQRQVSSSASSSNNSSSSSLFRLNSTTMVGCDDLMLQLMDKLTDGQRGRQVITIVGMGGIGKTTLSIEAWEKLQCYFPDNNNGSRIMVTTRLSNLGSQLDNYDGLKMKFLDEGSSWNLFCKIEGKSCPSGLEKIGKNIVYSCRGLPLSIVVMGGLLGKQEQTKKCWESIKGNINSLVNLEDDNRCLKILKLSCNHLPVYLKLCFLYMGAYEEDYRIRISRIIKLWVSEGFLKPTRGKSLETIAKDYLDELVERNLILVHDLGKTGNMKSLKMHDLLRDLCLREAEKERFYHVVGKHRPQGICSQRRVIISRSASEEIVVHAMKSSPHARSYISDHQRVQLFPNLKLLRILKAAPIIEHKYSPAKMLNLRLLDVIHLPSSINLMWSLQTLIVPHSNEVVDIWNMPQLRHVCFWILGGLHLPDPPSDNIVIMENLQTLKGVMNFKCDETMVSRIPNIKKLGLIYDRVQSCAHDYCVHNIERLQKLESLRCNGVQVLECWMIESSSHFPCLEHLHLMYLQDLKDIPAELGEIPTLKYVNLDECNESVVKSAKRMVEEQEELQGEEQLSFKVTVRLLEDNKELQSLANPNFKVIAPKK, encoded by the exons ATGGCGGCTTATGCAGCTCTGGTCTCTCTTATGCAGATTTTCCATCAGATCAAGCATCATCCTTCCCCTCCAATTTCAATGGACAAAACACAAGTTGAGTCTATCACTGAAATTGTTGTGTTCTTGCAGGAATTTCTTGAAGGCTATAAGTCTCCTTTTGCTGACAGCGATGAAGCTGATTCGTTGGAGATGCGCATCACTGATGCTGTTTATGCGGCTGAAGATGCCATCGAATCTAACATCATCGATCAAATTCTTCTTGCTGCCTCTGCAGTTAAAAGAGATCGTTTCTTCCTAGCCTCTCGTGCAATTGGGCACGAAATTGATGGTCTAAAAATCAGACCAGCAGACTTGTACGAGAGTCTGATGAAGGTGATAGAAGATTTGGGTTTGATCAAGAAAAAAGTGATGGAGATGGTTGCAGTTAAAGATCAGCTGCAGAGACAAGTCTCATCTTCTGCTAGTTCCTCAAACAATTCTTCGTCATCTTCTCTCTTTAGGTTGAACAGCACAACCATGGTGGGCTGTGATGATCTGATGCTACAACTCATGGATAAGCTTACTGATGGACAACGCGGTCGCCAAGTCATCACAATCGTAGGCATGGGAGGAATTGGTAAGACTACTCTT AGTATTGAGGCATGGGAGAAGCTACAATGCTATTTTCCTGACAATAATAATGGTAGTCGGATAATGGTGACAACTAGGCTATCAAATTTGGGATCTCAATTGGATAACTATGATGGccttaaaatgaaatttctgGATGAGGGaagtagttggaatttgttttgtaaaatCGAGGGGAAAAGTTGTCCTTCTGGATTAgagaaaattggaaaaaatattgtgTACAGTTGCAGAGGACTTCCCTTATCAATTGTTGTGATGGGAGGTCTTTTGGGAAAGCaggaacaaacaaaaaaatgttggGAATCTATTAAAGGAAATATAAATTCACTCGTGAATTTGGAGGATGATAACCGTtgcttaaaaatattgaaattgagcTGCAACCATTTGCCGGTTTATCTTAAGCTGTGTTTTCTGTATATGGGAGCGTATGAGGAGGATTATAGAATTCGAATATCAAGAATCATCAAGCTATGGGTTTCTGAGGGATTTCTAAAACCAACAAGGGGCAAAAGTTTGGAAACAATTGCAAAAGATTACTTAGATGAACTAGTTGAGAGAAATCTAATTCTTGTTCACGATTTGGGGAAAACTGGAAACATGAAGAGCTTGAAAATGCATGATTTATTGAGAGACCTTTGCTTGAGAGAAGCTGAAAAGGAGAGGTTTTATCATGTGGTAGGAAAACATAGACCTCAAGGCATCTGTAGCCAACGCCGTGTAATTATTTCGAGAAGCGCTTCAGAAGAGATAGTAGTTCATGCCATGAAATCTTCACCACATGCCCGTTCCTATATAAGTGATCATCAAAGAGTTCAACTGTTccctaatttaaaattattgaggATATTGAAAGCAGCTCCCATTATAGAACATAAGTATTCCCCAGCAAAGATGTTAAATTTGCGGCTTCTTGATGTTATTCATCTTCCTTCTTCTATCAATCTCATGTGGAGTCTACAGACATTAATTGTTCCTCATTCTAATGAAGTAGTTGATATTTGGAACATGCCTCAACTTAGGCATGTTTGTTTTTGGATACTTGGAGGGTTGCATCTCCCAGATCCTCCAAGTGACAACATTGTCATCATGGAGAATCTACAAACCCTCAAAGGAGTAATGAACTTCAAATGTGATGAGACAATGGTCAGTAGAATCCCCAATATCAAGAAATTGGGACTCATTTATGACAGAGTTCAGTCTTGTGCTCATGACTATTGTGTCCACAATATCGAACGTCTGCAAAAGCTGGAATCTCTTAGATGCAATGGTGTCCAAGTG TTGGAATGCTGGATGATCGAGAGCTCCTCCCACTTCCCATGCCTCGAGCACCTTCATCTTATGTACTTACAAGATTTGAAGGATATCCCTGCAGAACTTGGAGAAATTCCGACACTAAAATATGTGAATTTGGATGAGTGCAACGAGTCAGTGGTGAAGAGTGCGAAGAGAATGGTAGAGGAACAAGAGGAATTGCAAGGAGAAGAACAACTATCCTTTAAAGTTACAGTTAGGCTCTTGGAGGATAACAAAGAGCTGCAGAGCTTGGCAAATCCGAACTTTAAAGTTATTGCTCCTAAAAAGTAG
- the LOC125213019 gene encoding cyclin-dependent kinase inhibitor 4-like: MGKYMRTRARTKNIDVSHSPLGVRTRARTLALNSSASDFLQLRSRRLQKPPLLHQYLHNSHKIPPPPKQCLVSAHNQNPQIEPANEVGNEASQMAALEIEASFGENDLDTEPRQRGTRESTPCSMIGAAGSITAHGSSTKQLSPNVSNQKSPRNIPTPREMDEFFSNAEQPHDRLFIEKYNFDIVNDLPLPGRYEWVKSDGMGRVGCDFRRCNLKKEGV, from the exons ATGGGGAAATACATGCGTACCCGCGCCAGAACCAAAAACATAGACGTCTCTCACTCACCCCTTGGCGTCCGTACCCGCGCCAGAACCCTAGCCCTCAATTCCTCCGCCTCCGATTTTCTCCAGCTCCGCTCCCGCCGCCTCCAGAAGCCGCCTCTCCTCCACCAATACCTCCACAATTCCCACAAAATACCGCCTCCTCCTAAACAGTGCCTCGTTTCTGCACATAatcaaaacccccaaattgaGCCCGCCAACGAAGTTGGGAATGAAGCTTCTCAAATGGCGGCTTTGGAAATTGAGGCATCTTTTGGCGAAAACGATTTGGATACGGAACCTAGACAAAG GGGCACCAGAGAAAGCACCCCTTGTAGTATGATCGGAGCTGCTGGCAGTATCACAGCACACGGGTCTTCAACAAAGCAGCTAAGTCCCAATGTCTCCAATCAAAAGTCCCCAAGAAATATCCCCACACCTCGCGAGATGGatgaatttttttccaatGCAGAGCAGCCCCACGATCGCCTTTTCATCGAAAA GTATAATTTTGACATTGTTAACGATTTGCCCCTCCCCGGACGTTATGAATGGGTAAAGAGTGATGGCATGGGCAGAGTTGGTTGTGATTTTAGGCGCTGTAACTTAAAAAAAGAAGGGGTATAA
- the LOC125197052 gene encoding histone H2B.3-like produces the protein MQATNQLEVDEEIFFVNAWNLVVKERFEEVSWKLGGWTINDKVKEKKNKAEKAPAEKKPKAGKKLPKDAAAGDKKKKRNKKSVETYKIYIFKVLKQVHPDIGISSKAMGIMNSFINDIFEKLVLPGELAKHAVSEGTKAVTKFTSA, from the exons ATGCAAGCAACAAACCAGTTGGAAGTAGACGAGGAGATCTTTTTTGTCAACGCGTGGAATCTTGTAGTAAAAGAGAGATTTGAAGAAGTTTCCTGGAAGC TGGGTGGTTggaccataaatgataaagtaaaagagaaaaaaaacaaa GCCGAGAAGGCTCCCGCGGAGAAGAAGCCGAAGGCCGGGAAGAAGCTTCCCAAGGACGCCGCCGCCGGcgacaagaagaagaagaggaacaAGAAGAGCGTGGAGACCTACAAGATCTACATCTTCAAGGTGCTGAAGCAGGTGCACCCCGACATCGGGATCTCCAGCAAGGCGATGGGTATCATGAACAGCTTCATCAACGACATCTTCGAGAAGCTGGTGCTGCCTGGGGAGCTGGCCAAGCACGCTGTTTCTGAAGGGACGAAGGCGGTTACCAAATTCACCAGCGCTTGA
- the LOC125200593 gene encoding uncharacterized transporter C405.03c-like, whose protein sequence is MRDQVWRWVLGLVYIFAVATIWIAASFVVQSVVDEGVSPFLVTYICNSLFFVYIPLVEIGRYLECRNGSIFSWLIRRNDVALQDAKVSEEAILLPNNEISNDGEVEAEAVGLELDVEGRWTRWRVAKVSILISPIWFMAQLTFNLSLKYTTVTSNTILSSASSLFTFLVALVFLGEKFAWVKLISVLLCMGGVIVVSLGDSDAGANKDAPHPVLGDFLSLLSAAFYAAYVTLIRQKLPDEDDKAEGHVSMAQFLGFLGLFNFIIFFPVALILAFSKLGLFNTLTGKQFGLIVGKGLLDNVVSDYLWAKAVLLTTTTVASAGLAIQVPLAIIVDSLRGIAPHPLDYVGAVAVLIGFTGLNFPSDALSTTRESHLELQTRNTTNVHNHLSDAAE, encoded by the exons ATGAGAGATCAAGTGTGGAGATGGGTTTTAGGGTTGGTTTACATATTTGCAGTTGCAACAATATGGATTGCAGCTAGTTTCGTTGTCCAATCGGTTGTAGACGAGGGCGTTTCGCCGTTTTTGGTCACCTACATTTGCAATTCATTGTTTTTTGTGTACATACCATTAGTAGAAATTGGGAGGTATTTGGAGTGTAGGAATGGAAGCATTTTCTCTTGGCTAATTAGGAGAAATGATGTTGCATTGCAAGACGCTAAGGTTTCAGAAGAGGCTATTCTGCTTCCCAATAACGAGATATCGAATGATGGTGAAGTTGAAGCTGAAGCGGTCGGGTTGGAATTGGATGTGGAAGGGCGTTGGACGCGTTGGAGAGTTGCCAAAGTCAGCATCTTGATCAGCCCCATTTGGTTTATGGCACAGCTCACTTTTAACCTTTCCCTCAAATACACTACAGTTACT TCCAATACCATCCTGAGCAGTGCATCCAGTCTCTTCACATTTCTAGTTGCTCTCGTGTTTTTGGGCGAGAAGTTCGCTTGGGTGAAGCTCATCAGTGTTCTGCTTTGTATGGGAGGAGTCATCGTTGTCAGCCTTGGAGACTCGGATGCAGGAGCCAATAAGGATGCCCCACATCCTGTGCTCGGagattttctttctcttttatctGCAGCATTTTATGCTGCTTATGTAACACTCATTCGCCAAAAATTGCCTGATGAAGATGATAAAGCTGAAGGCCATGTTAGCATGGCACAATTTCTTGGATTCCTGGGCTTGTTCAACTTCATCATATTCTTTCCCGTGGCTCTCATTCTTGCGTTTTCCAAGCTCGGGCTTTTCAACACTCTCACTGGGAAGCAATTTGGTTTAATCGTTGGAAAAG GTTTACTAGATAATGTGGTGAGCGACTATCTATGGGCCAAGGCTGTGCTCCTTACGACGACCACTGTGGCTTCTGCAGGTCTCGCAATTCAGGTACCGTTGGCGATCATCGTGGATTCATTGAGAGGGATTGCACCTCATCCATTGGATTATGTTGGAGCTGTTGCTGTGTTGATTGGTTTCACTGGCCTTAATTTCCCTTCAGATGCTCTTTCAACAACTAGAGAATCCCATCTTGAATTGCAGACTAGAAATACAACAAATGTTCACAATCACCTTTCAGATGCTGCGGAATAG
- the LOC125200594 gene encoding desumoylating isopeptidase 1-like — MAEDGYKVSLNVYDLSQGLARQLSTTFLGKPIEGIWHTGVVVYGNEYYFGGGIQSAPAGSTPYGTPIRVIDLGTTHVPQDVFEVYLDDIGPRYTAETYSLLTHNCNNFSNEVAQFLVDASIPDYILNLPNEVLSSPMGAVILPMIQNLEGTLRAGAVPQAPQFRPSAVAGSNQAAVSSKPANGTTVQLTKKKVEGDARKSEAELTKGVHEQTQTKKVSSPNGVGGAVGRDPLGDARSKVQEEISNEFAAIMATGDLRASEAAALATRRVMQRYGHMSTAQS; from the exons ATGGCTGAG GATGGTTACAAGGTCTCTTTGAATGTTTATGACCTAAGCCAGGGCTTGGCCAGACAACTATCTACAACATTTTTGGGAAAGCCTATTGAAGGCATATG GCATACCGGAGTTGTTGTATATGGTAATGAATACTATTTCGGAGGTGGCATACAAAGTGCTCCAGCTGGTTCAACTCCATATGGGACACCAATTCGTGTGATAGATCTTGGCACGACACATGTGCCTCAAGACGTATTTGAGGTGTACTTGGACGATATTGGTCCACGCTACACAGCTGAAACTTACAGTTTGCTGACTCATAATTGCAACAACTTTAGTAATGAGGTTGCCCAGTTCCTGGTTGATGCTTCAATACCAGATTACATCTTGAATCTCCCGAATGAAGTTTTGAGTAGTCCGATGGGTGCTGTCATAT TGCCAATGATACAGAATCTCGAGGGCACTTTGAGGGCTGGTGCAGTTCCCCAAGCTCCTCAGTTCAGGCCTTCTGCGGTTGCTGGTTCAAATCAGGCGGCAGTTTCTTCAAAGCCAGCTAATGGTACTACCGTCCAATTGACTAAGAAGAAAGTTGAGGGTGATGCCAGGAAATCTGAAGCAGAATTAACAAAAGGTGTACATGAACAGACGCAGACCAAAAAGGTGTCCTCTCCTAACGGTGTAGGAGGTGCTGTTGGTAGAGATCCACTCGGAGATGCTCGGAGCAAAGTCCAAGAGGAGATCAGCAATGAGTTTGCTGCAATTATGGCCACTGGGGATTTGCGTGCAAGTGAGGCGGCAGCTCTAGCAACTAGGAGAGTGATGCAGAGATACGGCCATATGTCCACAGCACAGAGCTGA